CATGCGGccgcagcagccagctgggtctgcctcccggCCGGCTTTATTCCTGGGGAAGGAGCCTCGGTGCTGCACATCCCCGAGCTGGTGCCAGCGTCCTGGGTGTAGGAACCCCACTGCTCTCTCCCAGCCGACAGCTGCCCCCGACTGAGTCACCCTGAGCCCCTCTGTGCACTCGTGGCTGCTCCCCgcggggtgctgcaggggtcTGGCAGACGCTGGCAGTGTCTGGGGGCAGCTGCTCAGGCTGGCACAGCCGGCAGGGCACCCTCTGTCTCTGGGGCACCTCCGTCAGCACCGTGGGTCACCGTGGTGAAGTTCCAGACTTAGCCGCTGCCTGCACGCGGCCCTGGTTAATCTGATGGCCCCTTAATCTCTCTTTTTGCCCTTTCTGGTGCCGGTTGTCATCCCGggagctccctgcagcagcaagcTGCTCCCCTGCAGGGTGCATCCAGCCTCGCCTCGTTCCCACTTGGGGCGTAGCGGTCACTGGAGGGTCTGGACCCTTCCTGGTCCCTCTGTCCCGTCCAGGTATTGCCCTCGGAGCAGTGATGAGGTCTTCTGGAGGCTGCTGTGTGCGCTGGGTGTGTTTGTCAGTCAGTGTGTCACCTCGGGACGTCTTAAGGGCTTTGGCAAAAGCTCTGCTGACAGCTTCCTCGTGGCAGGGCGCAGAGAAGGGGGCGAACCTTGCCTCCGGTTCATCCTGAGCGTGCTTTGGGGccttcctccagcccctggccgGCTGGGCCCTCCCTGGTCCCTCGTGGTGCTGTGGGGTTGGTGTGGCCACGTTGTGGGGTCCCTGCTGCGCACCCTCCGCATGGCGCGGGGCCCTCGGTGGCAGAGGTGGGAGGGCACCGCCAGGGCTAAGTATCTTTAGCCCTCAGCCTGCGCATGGTGGCTCGGAGGGCTGCTGCTCCGGGCTGCTGCTAATCTGTTTGGGGCCTTAGGAAGCACCGAGAGCTTATCTGGGCTGCTCGCTGGAAATAGAAgcgggcagcaggagggaggagggctCGGAGCGCGGCCCGGCCAGCTGGGGGAAGGCTGTGCGCGGGAGTGAAGGTGGCCTTTGTTCCCTCCTGGCCCACACAGACACCacattcctcctcctcttgtTTCCAGACGTCCAGGGAGGCTCTTGGTGTTTAATCTCCAGGGGAACCTTGGGGGATTTGAGCACGAAGTGcaagccccagccctgcccgcgCTGTTAGGGGTGCACATCGGCTGtgactgcaggcagcaggagcggtggtgctgggagagctggggtgctggggtgctggcccagctggggcaggaaGGCACCGAGCCAAAGTTCGTGGGGTTCAAAGGCTTTGGATCGGGATTTTGGTGTCTGCTGGAGACCTGGGCTGGATGGGCAGGTGAtggccaggctgcaggcagccccggGGTGTGTTGGCACGGAGCTGCCTCCCGGCCCCTGGAGCCAGCcgggtgtctgcagggcagaaagAGGAGCATTTCCCTGCCCTCCCGCTCCCCCCTCGCTTCCTGCCCCCGGGGCAGCCTTTCTCCAGGACAGTCGAGGCTGCGgtgggagaggcagggagggagcggcCGCAGGCTGAGCCGCCCCAGCTCGTGAGACGGCTGCGAGCAGGGTTCGGGCTTCCCTGCCCCAGTAACCCCAGTTCATCCCAGCCACTGCTCCTCGCCTCCTGCCCGGATCACCTCTGCCTCACCTTGGCCTTCTGCCGGGGACCGGGGGTGGCGGCGGgtgggggctgtgctgcagctgggggccacactgcagctgggggctTGGCAGCTCTTCAGGGGGATCAGGGGGAAATTTGCTCCTGGGCGATGGAGGAGGCAATGGCTGTGGCTGTTTGCAGacccttctccccacacccGGTTTGTCccaggccaggagctgcccacGTCCTCCCTGTGCCTGGCACCGCGGGCCTCGGTGTGAGGCCGGTGTCCTGCACAGCAAGAACTGCACAGCAAGAGCTCTGCGtgccccctgcctgctgccagccccctgGGACGGCCACCGAGCGGGTCCCGGCTCCGTCCCTGCCTGGTGATGTTTTGTCAACTCAGCCAAGCACCAGAAGAGGCATCCCGGCCCcggcaggagctggcagggttCCCCcaggggccgggggcggcgggggcaggCTGGTGTTGGGCCTGGGAGAAGGAGCAGGGCCGGGAGGCTTCGTGGGACGCACACACAGAGGTGGGCAATGGgctcttctcttccccaggtGTACAAGGGCCTGGATATCATCACAAACAAGGTTTCTccgcaggagcagcagctctgcaggcaccACATGATCAGCTTCGTGGATCCCCTCGTCTCCAACTACACGGTGGTGGATTTCAGGGACAGGGCCGTGCCTCTGATATCCTTCCAGCTGCGGGCTGCCTGGCCCGGCAGATTCGGGCTTCCCTCCTCCACAGACAGCCCTGGTAGAGAGCTCAGTGTTTGCCCCGGCCCTGGGCTCCTCGGGGGAGCCAACTTGTTTCCAGAGGATGCTTCTGGCAAGGGGGGCTCTGAGCTTCTtgcagccctgggcaggccCCTCGCTGCGCCCAGCCGTGCTGAGCCGGGTGCTGCCCTCCCTGGCGGTCCCTGCGTGTCCCTGAGACTTGGTGGCACGGGTGGGGGATGAGGGCGAGCCACggccctgctctgcagcctcagaggctctgtgggctgggaggggggggtcTGGGCCCCAATGTCGTGGGGTGGCCACAGGGGTCAGGCCCAGCAggcgctgcctgcagccctccgCACCCTGCGCCTCTGCTTGTGCTCCCTGACTGCGGCACATCGAGGACATCTTCGCCCGAGACAAGATCCCGATCGTCGTGGGAGGAACCAACTACTACATCGAGGCCTTGCTCTGGAAGGTCCTCGTCAGCACCAAGGTACCGAGCTAGGGCTGCCAGAGCCCTGGGAAGGGGGGAGCCCACGGCTGGGCATGGTGCTCCTGTGCCAAAGGGGGCAGGGAAAGCCAGAGGCTCCTCTTGCACCCCTCGGGGCTGGTCTGGGGGCTGtcctggggtctgggggctgtCCTGGGGGCAGGTGAGCGGCTGTGCTCAGGGCTGCCTGGTGCCCCACAGGACAAGgccagctcagcccccagcccggcccccgACAggaaggaggagctggagcagttggaCGTTGTGGAGCTCCACCGCCGCCTGAGCCGGGTGGACCCCGAGATGGCAGCCAGGCTGCACCCCCACGACAAGCGCAAAGTGGCCAGGTGAGCCCGGTGTGCTCAGCACAGCACCCGGCCCGAGGGAGCTCCATGCCTGGGCACATGGCAGGAGGGGCTCTCCCATCCCAGACAGGTGCCCCGAGCCTGCTGGGGACCTCGCAGCACTGCTCTCAGACCCttggccccgctgcccccagcccgaGCTGCCCTTGGGGTGCAGCACCCCATGCACGgcggggctgctccccagcagcagggtttaTCTGGAGCTATTTAAGGAGCAAGCTGCCGTGCTGGCTCAGTCACATACCTGAGCTGTGTGGGAACAGCAGGGCAGCAAGACCAGGCTTGCTGCTTCCTCGGGCCCATCCCGGCCGAGCCCTGGCCTGGGGGGAGCAGAACGCCACCCACCCCGTTCGCACGGTGGGTgcggggggacggggagggCTGGGGCACGCCGTGCACCTTCCTCCATccccctggcagggctgggctggggcgaAGCTTCGCAGCCTCCCGCAGCGCTGGGCccttccccacagccctgcctgggaagggaagggctggAGCCAGGGGCCCGTCCCCTGCAGGGTTTGTGCCGCTGCCAGGCAGGAGGGGGTGGCTGCGCTCTGGGCTCCCGGGGTGCCATCGCCGTGCCCCCGGGACCTGGGTGTGCTCAGGGTGCCAGGCACGGGAGGGGGCAGAAACCTGCCCTCCCCCCCACATGAGAGGGCTGGATCGCGGCGGGTGTCTGCGGTTCCTtgtgctgcagcccccggggctgctAGGGGAATGGGAACGCTCGTCCTCACCCAGCCTCTGAGCTCTGTCTGTCTCTGCTTGCAGGAGCCTCCAAGTGTTTGAAGAGACAGGGATCCCCCACAGTGAAATCCTGCAccggcagcaggaggaggaaggcggaGGACCCCTGGGGGGGCCCCTGAAATACCCAAATTCTTGTATCTTGTGGCTCCATGCAGATCAGGCAGGTGAGGGTGGGCTGTGCACAGCCCCTGGCTGAGTGGGCGCAGCGAGGGGGGCGAGGGCtggctccctgctcctgccccagcctcttCCCTGCACGAGGCAGCAATTCCttggcaccagcagcagcggCAGGGGAGTCGCTCCCCCcgtctgctgggctctgccttcctcggctgggctgggggtgccaAAGGTCCGGCTCTGGGCCCCCCGagagcacagctcagcacctcctgccctcctcctcctcctcctcctcctcctcctcctcccagctctggACCGGCAGCTGGAGCAGCGTGTGGACGACATGCTGGCCgcggggctgctggaggagctgcgggACTTCCACCGCCGCTACAACCAACAGAAGGTGGCCGAAAACCGGTGGGTGAGACCCcagctccccctgctcccagtcccccctccctgcctgggGAGGTttgcagcagccagctcctctCCCTGGCCTTCCCTGCCCGTCCTTAGCCCAGGGCTGGCcaaacagcagccccctgctgGGGCTCGGCTCTGGATTTAGTTTTTCCAGACCTCCTCCAGACCAGAGCTGGGCGGCACGCAGGGATCCTGGCTGTTCCTGGAGGACTGAGATCTCCCCGTCCTGAAGGAGACGGCCCTAACCCCTGCCTGTTGCCTTGCTCTCCAGCCAGGATTACCAG
This sequence is a window from Anas platyrhynchos isolate ZD024472 breed Pekin duck chromosome 24, IASCAAS_PekinDuck_T2T, whole genome shotgun sequence. Protein-coding genes within it:
- the TRIT1 gene encoding tRNA dimethylallyltransferase isoform X3, with the translated sequence MFCQLSQAPEEASRPRQELAGFPQGPGAAGAGWCWAWEKEQGREASWDAHTEEQQLCRHHMISFVDPLVSNYTVVDFRDRAVPLIEDIFARDKIPIVVGGTNYYIEALLWKVLVSTKDKASSAPSPAPDRKEELEQLDVVELHRRLSRVDPEMAARLHPHDKRKVARSLQVFEETGIPHSEILHRQQEEEGGGPLGGPLKYPNSCILWLHADQAALDRQLEQRVDDMLAAGLLEELRDFHRRYNQQKVAENRQDYQHGIFQSIGFKEFHEYLVSEGSCSPETSALLLQRGIQALKQVTKRYARRQNKWVRNRFLRRPGPNVPPVYGLEVSDHLRWEEDVLKPALEIVESFIQGRQPPAEPVRMEFDANEDKRRHRVCELCNRVIIGDREWAAHTRSKSHLHHLKKSRKLEAASRAAGGDAEGTETSGEERSVPVPRAWSRDGEEAPGPGWAQPERAETPRGDEAGV